A part of Fusarium oxysporum Fo47 chromosome III, complete sequence genomic DNA contains:
- a CDS encoding heterokaryon incompatibility protein-domain-containing protein — translation MSRSSRTVGDVCGVDNHKFWIKDVLRRPKVCDRCYRITADMKCLHQAMSREGFGMRVPLSELHRSAESSLCRLCSIFLCLALHSLLNESFFNWPVAKFLKVHKTAIAALHVRAVVQPVGLRKSFCDLQILLLYGGIVDAGIQARDAMDQHLRFMIYACPNDREATYIRSRECDHNVNSEAAYSKIRSWIADCDDRHSCCPRPVPMPLPTRVLDLNNPDSVKLHETQSERGQYAALSYCWGKKQPSKSLPSSSQDGSTNLQISSLPLTIQDAITVTRQIGLRYLWVDALCIIQDSNEDRDTEIARMAQYYQSASITIFAASASGSDQGFLASTASVRSREPDATSYQFQLSIALPDGTVGIVSAEYCIWDNGVSPEPLDHRAWAYQEHLLCRRALTYGTSTLTWRCGEGLQTWNSWLRRHQKEVTKLLPQGRSQYLYKKEWKDMIAIYNYRNLTFLEDKLPAISALASEVFRISVENGGEPGKYLAGVWENDLHNQLLWFTAPGESRDVRCIPYRAPSWSWASVECNVLFPDPGSGLDAVEIENPKSLQLEIIDCGVTPRCSLLPLGQVTAGRLRVRGCLVHGASIPDPESWLLGTFKGTKSDIFNIITGWSWSLLMVISTGALAVWCFRIGLNLVGKNKLLILSEV, via the exons ATGTCTAGGTCTAGCCGAACTGTCGGGGATGTTTGTGGTGTCGACAACCATAAATTTTGGATAAAAGATGTTCTCAGACGACCCAAGGTTTGCGACAGATGCTATCGCATCACAGCAGATATGAAGTGCTTGCATCAAGCCATGTCAAGAGAAGGCTTCGGAATGCGAGTTCCACTCTCGGAGCTACACAGGTCTGCCGAATCCTCACTTTGTCGTTTGTGCAGCATCTTTCTTTGCTTGGCTCTACACTCACTACTAAATGAGAGTTTCTTCAACTGGCCTGTGGCGAAATTCCTTAAGGTTCATAAGACGGCGATTGCGGCGCTTCATGTACGGGCTGTTGTTCAACCTGTGGGGCTGCGGAAGTCATTTTGCGATCTACAAATACTACTGCTGTACGGAGGGATAGTAGATGCTGGAATCCAAGCGCGGGATGCTATGGATCAACATCTCAGATTCATGATTTACGCATGCCCTA ATGACCGAGAAGCTACATATATCCGTTCTCGGGAGTGTGACCACAATGTGAACTCTGAAGCTGCCTACTCCAAGATCAGATCGTGGATAGCGGACTGTGATGACCGTCATTCATGCTGCCCCCGTCCAGTACCGATGCCATTGCCCACACGTGTTCTCGATCTGAATAACCCAGACAGCGTGAAATTACACGAGACGCAGTCAGAACGCGGTCAATATGCTGCTCTTAGCTATTGCTGGGGCAAGAAACAGCCATCCAAGTCTCTCCCATCGTCTTCTCAAG ATGGCTCCACAAATCTACAAATTTCTTCTCTGCCCCTTACCATTCAGGACGCAATCACGGTTACGAGGCAAATTGGCCTCAGATACCTTTGGGTTGACGCACTCTGTATCATCCAGGACTCCAACGAAGACAGAGACACCGAAATTGCACGGATGGCGCAATACTACCAGAGCGCTTCGATAACCATATTTGCAGCCAGCGCGAGCGGCTCCGATCAAGGATTTTTAGCATCCACAGCTTCAGTAAGGTCCCGAGAGCCCGATGCTACATCATATCAATTCCAATTATCAATTGCTTTGCCGGATGGGACTGTGGGTATTGTTAGCGCCGAGTATTGCATATGGGACAACGGGGTCTCTCCGGAGCCTTTGGATCATCGTGCTTGGGCTTACCAGGAACATCTTCTATGCCGCCGGGCCTTGACATACGGGACGTCAACGCTAACTTGGCGCTGTGGAGAAGGATTACAAACCTGGAATTCTTGGCTGCGTAGGCACCAGAAAGAAGTGACCAAACTTCTTCCTCAGGGACGGAGTCAGTACCTTTACAAGAAAGAATGGAAAGACATGATAGCCATCTACAATTACCGCAATCTCACCTTTCTAGAAGACAAACTACCTGCCATCTCTGCGCTGGCGAGCGAAGTTTTCCGCATCTCTGTCGAGAACGGCGGCGAGCCTGGCAAATACCTCGCAGGAGTTTGGGAAAATGATCTCCATAATCAGTTGCTCTGGTTCACGGCTCCGGGAGAGAGTCGAGATGTCCGATGCATCCCGTACCGCGCCCCAAGCTGGTCTTGGGCGTCTGTTGAGTGCAACGTTCTATTTCCGGACCCGGGTAGTGGCCTAGATGCTGTTGAGATCGAAAACCCAAAGAGTCTTCAGCTGGAGATCATCGACTGCGGTGTGACGCCTCGTTGCAGTCTGCTACCATTAGGGCAGGTCACTGCGGGCCGGCTACGGGTACGAGGTTGTCTGGTCCATGGGGCCAGTATCCCAGACCCAGAAAGCTGGTTGCTAGGTACATTCAAAGGCACGAAAAGCGATATT TTCAACATCATTACGGGCTGGTCTTGGAGCctgttgatggtgatatcTACAGGCGCGTTGGCTGTGTGGTGTTTCAGAATTGGTCTGAATTTAGTGGGAAAAAACAAATTATTGATCTTATCTGAGGTTTAA